A single region of the Cronobacter condimenti 1330 genome encodes:
- a CDS encoding filamentous hemagglutinin N-terminal domain-containing protein: MKNNQGAAQKELRAKLGPVCFATLMALGMVQNASAAITADTSAAHQPGIQKNSNGATVIDINKASSQGVSHNIYTEFNVDKNGVVLNNSTTNTNTQLAGNISGNANLAGNSATIILNEVRSSDPSQLNGMVEVAGKSAQVIIANPSGITCDGCGFINTNHATLTTGTANFTDGKLTGYDVKKGQVVITGAGMDVDNNGKPQLTDIFARSVKVNAKLQANNLNIVTGANRLKMNGDLDKYIAGTGDAPQLALDVTSLGSMYAGKINMLGTEAGVGVRLDNADIVSTGRLSLSTNGKLENNGSRIVSMSEMGINADSLDNSNGIIHAERGNLNVNISHDLNNHNGKITSENIYLNGGHTNNTNGLIDAKQQMNLGGQTLDNTEGEIHSGSDMWVSYNYNERADLSESAINNEKGVISSGGNMTVQSLKINNHAGLIHSDGALSIDAHNLVNTDSDAFVANDKWQHQYQAQGGIYAGNAATSPYAHYAPSQSVINAKNLNNENGRIISSGDQTALQIYGYDSLNNNNGVIDSAASLAVSYANAINNGTGKINAAKDLSLESAVFNSDAEGKIAAGNNVNIRTYEHFDNKGEIIANNNLSLDMSIAYRYPSGESRNEGNMSAGSEMTLQTQSGDFINAGTMDADNGLTWYGNNVTNQGRISSKNAINFYVSKLTNAKDATITGESVGATGEVDNQGTITPDFVPAGGGNTPVPNPDDNGSHVPDNGGYTPMPEPMPTPDRPDYHVPVTQDNDHYTAYSHH; this comes from the coding sequence ATGAAAAATAATCAAGGAGCAGCGCAAAAAGAGTTGCGCGCTAAACTGGGGCCAGTCTGCTTCGCTACACTCATGGCGTTGGGTATGGTACAAAATGCCAGCGCGGCAATCACGGCGGATACCAGCGCGGCTCATCAGCCGGGCATCCAAAAGAATAGTAATGGTGCGACTGTCATTGATATTAATAAAGCCAGCAGCCAGGGGGTTTCGCATAATATTTATACCGAATTTAACGTAGATAAAAACGGAGTGGTGCTTAATAACAGCACCACAAATACCAACACGCAGCTGGCAGGTAATATCAGCGGCAACGCCAACCTGGCTGGCAACAGTGCGACAATCATTCTGAACGAAGTGCGTTCTTCAGATCCGAGCCAGTTAAACGGTATGGTTGAAGTCGCAGGCAAGTCTGCACAGGTCATTATTGCTAACCCATCAGGTATTACCTGCGATGGTTGTGGCTTCATTAACACGAATCATGCGACGTTAACCACGGGTACTGCAAATTTCACCGACGGTAAACTTACCGGCTACGATGTTAAAAAAGGCCAGGTGGTTATAACCGGCGCGGGCATGGATGTCGATAACAACGGTAAACCGCAACTGACGGATATCTTTGCGCGTTCAGTGAAAGTGAATGCAAAACTGCAAGCAAACAACCTGAATATTGTCACCGGCGCTAACCGCCTTAAGATGAATGGCGATCTGGATAAATATATCGCAGGCACCGGCGATGCGCCTCAGTTGGCGCTGGATGTCACCTCGCTAGGTTCTATGTACGCCGGTAAAATCAATATGCTGGGCACTGAAGCAGGCGTAGGCGTTCGTCTCGATAACGCTGATATCGTCTCTACTGGCCGTTTATCCCTTTCAACCAACGGTAAACTGGAAAATAACGGTAGCCGCATCGTTTCTATGTCGGAAATGGGCATCAATGCTGACTCGCTGGATAATAGCAACGGTATTATCCATGCAGAGCGCGGTAACCTTAACGTCAATATTTCCCACGATCTCAATAATCACAACGGTAAAATCACCAGCGAGAATATTTATCTCAATGGCGGTCATACCAACAATACGAACGGCCTGATCGATGCAAAGCAGCAGATGAACTTAGGCGGCCAGACGCTGGATAACACGGAAGGTGAGATCCATAGCGGTTCCGATATGTGGGTGTCGTACAATTATAATGAACGCGCCGATCTTTCTGAAAGCGCTATCAACAATGAAAAAGGTGTGATTTCGTCTGGCGGGAACATGACCGTACAGTCATTAAAAATTAATAACCACGCTGGTTTAATTCATTCTGATGGTGCGCTAAGTATCGATGCACATAACCTTGTCAACACTGACAGCGATGCGTTCGTTGCGAATGACAAATGGCAGCACCAATACCAGGCACAGGGCGGGATCTACGCTGGCAACGCCGCTACCTCGCCGTATGCGCACTATGCGCCGTCGCAGTCTGTCATTAACGCGAAAAATCTGAACAATGAAAATGGCCGTATTATTTCCAGTGGCGACCAAACCGCGCTGCAGATTTATGGTTACGACTCACTGAATAATAATAATGGCGTTATCGATTCAGCAGCGTCGCTGGCGGTAAGCTACGCGAATGCTATCAATAACGGCACGGGTAAAATTAATGCCGCTAAAGATTTATCACTGGAATCTGCGGTATTTAATTCTGATGCTGAGGGCAAAATTGCCGCAGGTAATAACGTAAATATCCGCACCTATGAGCATTTCGATAACAAAGGTGAGATCATAGCAAATAATAATTTGAGCCTCGATATGTCCATTGCATATCGTTACCCGTCTGGTGAAAGCCGTAACGAAGGTAACATGTCTGCCGGTAGTGAAATGACACTGCAAACTCAGAGCGGTGACTTTATTAACGCGGGCACGATGGACGCAGATAATGGCTTAACCTGGTATGGTAATAACGTTACTAACCAGGGCCGCATTTCCAGTAAAAATGCGATTAACTTTTATGTGAGCAAACTGACTAACGCGAAAGACGCAACCATTACGGGTGAGTCGGTTGGGGCCACTGGTGAAGTGGATAACCAGGGTACCATCACGCCGGATTTTGTTCCCGCTGGCGGAGGTAATACTCCGGTTCCAAACCCGGATGATAACGGCAGTCATGTGCCTGATAACGGCGGCTACACTCCGATGCCAGAGCCGATGCCAACACCTGATCGCCCGGATTATCATGTACCGGTTACGCAGGACAACGATCATTATACTGCCTACAGCCATCACTAA
- a CDS encoding MmcQ/YjbR family DNA-binding protein — translation MINPDLLDYCMKKPGAEQSEHRDWKAAQIKVGDVLFAMVHDVNGRPAVSLKTSPELAELLRQENKDVFPSAHLNKAHWSTVYLDGELPDSQIYYLVDASYQQAVGLLPEQRRQQLSI, via the coding sequence ATGATAAACCCAGACTTGCTTGATTACTGTATGAAAAAACCGGGTGCTGAGCAGAGCGAGCATCGCGACTGGAAAGCGGCGCAAATCAAAGTAGGTGATGTGCTGTTTGCCATGGTGCATGACGTTAACGGGCGTCCCGCTGTCTCGTTGAAAACGAGCCCGGAACTGGCGGAGCTGCTGCGCCAGGAAAATAAAGACGTTTTCCCCAGCGCGCACCTGAACAAAGCGCACTGGAGCACCGTGTATCTGGATGGGGAATTGCCGGATTCGCAAATTTACTATCTGGTCGACGCGTCGTATCAACAGGCTGTCGGTTTGTTACCGGAACAGAGGCGGCAGCAATTGTCGATTTAA
- a CDS encoding secondary thiamine-phosphate synthase enzyme YjbQ, translated as MWFQKTLTLKARPRGFHLITDDIVSQLPALSQVQTGLLHLLLQHTSASLTLNENCSPAVRHDMERHFLQAVPESATYEHDDEGPDDMPAHIKSSTLGVSLMLPVRQGRLQLGTWQGIWLGEHRNHGGARKIVATLQGDSL; from the coding sequence ATGTGGTTTCAAAAAACCCTGACATTAAAGGCCAGGCCTCGGGGTTTTCACCTTATCACTGATGATATTGTCAGCCAGCTTCCGGCGCTTTCGCAGGTGCAGACGGGATTATTGCATCTGTTGCTTCAACATACCTCTGCATCCCTCACGCTGAATGAAAATTGCTCCCCCGCCGTGCGCCACGATATGGAGCGCCATTTTCTTCAGGCTGTGCCTGAAAGCGCGACCTACGAACATGACGACGAAGGGCCGGATGATATGCCCGCACACATTAAGTCTTCTACGCTGGGTGTTTCTTTAATGCTACCGGTCAGGCAGGGGCGTCTGCAGCTCGGTACCTGGCAGGGCATCTGGCTCGGAGAACATCGCAATCATGGCGGCGCGCGCAAGATAGTCGCGACGCTTCAAGGAGATTCTTTATGA
- a CDS encoding ShlB/FhaC/HecB family hemolysin secretion/activation protein, which yields MTRHSGIYIAILSVLTGVHSPAYAEVMANQQALNQQQQNEARHETLATESKSLLSSTKPEVKEGFNLPEEQPCYPVSSILFENKNAVAHWLSFRDIEKSVKGKCVGINGIRMIHKVVQNRLLEHGYITTRVLVPAQDLKSGTLKFQILPGTISDIVFKNDSGKYIHAINNFPQTKGDVLDLRGLEQGLENLQRVPGSNASINLLPGTKPGETQIEVTRTQPKHWRLGAWADDSGSKYTGRYQSGLAFYLDNLTSLNDMFYAAYGGGLKNEDGRRSDNVSAFYSVPWGNWLLELYGSKYRYTQTIHDGPFSYLYSGIEKYRSAQISRVIYRSASQKTTLALKAFRRDSTYLLNDVEIDVQRRKTSNWKLSLEHLAYLPFGQLKASLGYQKAAHWFHEQADAEEVVGNADPQARIITLGVEGTLPFNVGKLSMSYEPHFMSQTSPDRLTQPDKFTIGNRWTVRGFDGETTIYADKGWYLRNDINLNLPQWGMQPYVGVDYGQVKGSKNDYWSGKHIAGAAIGVRGVKGKFGYDLFAGAPLLKPEDMHTSPFTLGFAVQWQY from the coding sequence ATGACTCGTCACTCTGGCATATACATTGCGATCCTGTCAGTTCTGACCGGAGTTCATTCTCCGGCTTATGCTGAAGTGATGGCGAATCAGCAGGCATTAAACCAGCAACAGCAGAATGAAGCACGGCACGAAACGCTCGCGACAGAAAGTAAATCCTTACTTTCCTCAACGAAGCCAGAGGTGAAAGAGGGGTTTAATCTGCCAGAGGAACAGCCCTGTTATCCTGTAAGCTCGATTTTGTTTGAGAATAAAAATGCGGTGGCGCACTGGCTGAGCTTTCGTGATATTGAGAAAAGCGTAAAAGGAAAGTGTGTTGGCATTAATGGTATCCGGATGATTCATAAAGTGGTGCAAAACCGCTTGTTAGAACACGGATATATTACGACCCGTGTTCTGGTTCCCGCGCAGGATCTCAAAAGCGGCACGCTGAAATTTCAAATACTGCCAGGTACCATCAGCGATATCGTTTTTAAAAATGACAGCGGTAAATATATTCACGCCATAAATAACTTTCCGCAGACAAAGGGCGATGTACTGGATTTACGCGGTCTCGAACAGGGGCTGGAAAATCTTCAGCGCGTGCCGGGGTCAAATGCCAGTATCAACCTGCTGCCAGGGACGAAGCCGGGTGAAACGCAAATTGAAGTCACGCGTACGCAGCCTAAACACTGGCGGCTTGGCGCCTGGGCGGATGATTCAGGCAGTAAATATACCGGGCGCTACCAGAGTGGGCTGGCGTTTTATCTTGATAACCTGACCTCGCTTAACGATATGTTTTATGCCGCGTATGGGGGAGGCCTGAAAAACGAAGATGGCCGGCGCAGCGATAACGTCTCGGCGTTTTATTCTGTTCCCTGGGGTAACTGGCTGCTCGAACTTTACGGCAGCAAATACCGTTATACCCAGACAATTCATGACGGGCCCTTTAGCTATCTCTACAGCGGTATAGAAAAATACCGCAGCGCGCAAATCAGCCGGGTGATTTACCGCAGCGCCAGCCAGAAAACGACGCTGGCATTAAAAGCGTTTCGTCGTGATTCCACCTATCTGCTTAACGACGTGGAAATCGACGTTCAGCGCCGTAAAACCAGCAACTGGAAACTGTCGCTGGAACATCTGGCATACCTGCCGTTCGGTCAGCTAAAAGCGAGCCTTGGTTACCAGAAAGCGGCGCACTGGTTTCATGAACAGGCGGATGCAGAAGAGGTCGTTGGCAATGCCGATCCGCAGGCGCGCATCATTACGCTTGGCGTTGAGGGCACTCTGCCCTTTAACGTGGGCAAACTGTCGATGAGCTATGAGCCGCATTTTATGTCGCAAACCTCCCCGGATCGCCTGACGCAGCCCGATAAGTTCACTATCGGTAACCGCTGGACCGTACGCGGCTTTGATGGTGAAACGACAATCTATGCCGATAAAGGCTGGTATCTGCGTAACGATATCAATCTGAACCTGCCGCAGTGGGGGATGCAGCCGTATGTGGGGGTGGACTATGGTCAGGTGAAAGGTTCCAAAAATGACTACTGGAGCGGAAAACACATTGCGGGTGCCGCTATCGGCGTTCGTGGGGTGAAAGGCAAGTTCGGTTACGATCTCTTCGCCGGTGCGCCTTTGCTAAAACCTGAAGATATGCATACCAGCCCGTTTACGCTGGGCTTCGCAGTGCAGTGGCAATACTGA
- a CDS encoding two-partner secretion domain-containing protein, translating to MKQRNKGKTRRNSARLQVKLAPTCFATMLALGMIMPVDAAVIADKGAANQPTVHTGANGTTIVDINKASAEGVSHNIYSSFDVDKSGVILNNSGSATNTQLSGQIAGNANMAGGSAKVILNEVRSADPSQLHGMVEVAGQSAQVIIANPSGITCDGCGFINTNRATLTTGTATFDGQGNLSGLDVKKGQVVITGKGMDAASSQYADIIARSVKVNAQLKANELNITTGANHIAKNGRVTAINSDGEKPALALDVSSLGSMYANKIYMKGTEAGVGVRIDHADLTANDMLSLDVNGKVENNGGTLSGNNGAVVVGTSVANNHGHISAANGQADVTARNGTVDNSGVIDGLYANADGNTVNNRNGVIHGKSSTGVTADKLDNTDGTLLSDGTLNISRRTQTSSYTSTAPGLINTQGIISAKGNTNIDAANVDNRNGSITTEASLNIKTNTLTNAQGHIAAGKAGVASWNTFQTNTLNNNDGDITVNGDGSELQLSALKGDGTVSNANGIIRSAGDISFNQHLNNASGTVEGKSISLYNSDYRSDADSQLNAQQDITITGGEFRNAGHIHAGNNMTLDLNATGRNARTQNAANTGDIQVTGDLDVMMSNGIFTNTGAIHANSMNWQLNDLENSGIINAARTLDLSTSYLENHAGSRIDAVDSASLYVTTLTNDAGAVIHAGQDLSLDVKNFSNSGDLAARGDLNLRLSSSSSRSTSSAYNDGNITAGGALNAQMNRVNFTNYGTMKGDDSVYVNASSLTNRGLIQSAGNVYLSGSNGVTNYETVVGDTISTSGKLKNYGTMTETHGQNADTGSSDNTPAPADDTNNTPAPDNNSNADNGSSANNGGSTANNGGYPDGVDSDGQGAWMNGVHYRVGDKIKGKTIVSIDVTPYGYGFVTA from the coding sequence ATGAAACAACGGAATAAAGGAAAAACGCGGCGTAATAGCGCGAGATTACAGGTAAAACTGGCTCCGACTTGTTTTGCGACTATGCTGGCGCTCGGCATGATCATGCCGGTTGACGCGGCCGTTATCGCCGATAAAGGTGCAGCGAATCAACCAACGGTACACACGGGTGCGAATGGCACGACCATTGTGGATATTAATAAAGCCAGTGCTGAAGGCGTTTCGCATAACATTTATTCGTCATTCGACGTGGACAAGTCCGGCGTTATTCTCAATAACAGTGGTTCTGCTACCAATACGCAGCTTTCCGGCCAGATTGCCGGTAATGCCAATATGGCTGGCGGCAGTGCAAAAGTGATTTTGAATGAAGTGCGCTCGGCGGATCCAAGCCAGCTACATGGGATGGTGGAAGTCGCCGGGCAGTCCGCGCAGGTGATTATCGCGAACCCATCAGGCATTACCTGCGACGGCTGTGGGTTTATTAATACTAACCGCGCTACGCTCACGACCGGCACCGCGACCTTCGACGGTCAGGGAAACCTTTCTGGCCTTGATGTTAAAAAAGGCCAGGTGGTCATTACCGGTAAAGGGATGGATGCCGCTTCGTCGCAATATGCGGATATTATTGCCCGTTCCGTTAAGGTTAATGCGCAATTAAAAGCTAATGAACTGAATATCACCACCGGTGCTAATCACATCGCGAAAAATGGTCGTGTGACAGCAATAAACAGCGACGGCGAAAAACCAGCGCTGGCATTGGATGTATCATCACTGGGTTCAATGTATGCCAATAAGATCTACATGAAAGGCACCGAGGCGGGCGTTGGGGTGCGTATCGATCATGCTGACTTGACCGCAAACGACATGCTTTCTCTTGATGTTAATGGCAAGGTAGAAAACAACGGCGGCACGCTGAGCGGTAACAATGGCGCGGTGGTTGTCGGCACAAGCGTTGCGAATAACCACGGCCATATCTCGGCGGCCAACGGGCAGGCGGATGTCACCGCGCGTAATGGCACTGTGGATAATAGCGGCGTCATTGATGGTTTGTACGCCAATGCAGACGGCAACACGGTGAATAACCGAAACGGTGTCATTCACGGTAAATCCTCGACCGGCGTTACGGCAGACAAGCTGGACAATACTGACGGTACTCTTCTGAGCGACGGTACGCTGAATATTAGCCGCAGGACGCAGACTTCTTCTTATACCTCAACGGCGCCGGGTCTCATCAACACGCAGGGCATCATTTCGGCGAAAGGCAATACTAATATTGATGCCGCGAATGTGGATAACCGCAACGGCAGCATCACGACCGAAGCCAGCCTGAATATTAAAACCAATACGCTGACTAATGCACAAGGCCATATTGCTGCGGGTAAAGCCGGTGTGGCGAGCTGGAATACGTTCCAGACCAATACGCTGAATAATAATGACGGCGATATCACCGTAAATGGCGATGGAAGCGAATTGCAACTCAGCGCGCTGAAAGGGGACGGAACCGTTAGTAATGCAAACGGAATTATCCGCAGCGCAGGCGATATCTCTTTCAATCAGCATCTTAATAACGCCTCCGGTACGGTCGAAGGCAAAAGCATTAGCCTTTATAACAGCGACTATCGCTCCGATGCCGATAGCCAGCTGAACGCGCAGCAAGATATCACTATCACTGGCGGGGAGTTCCGCAATGCCGGTCATATCCATGCGGGTAATAACATGACGCTGGATCTGAATGCGACGGGACGCAATGCGCGTACCCAAAACGCGGCGAATACGGGCGATATTCAGGTGACAGGCGATCTCGATGTGATGATGAGCAATGGCATTTTCACGAATACTGGTGCAATTCATGCGAATAGTATGAACTGGCAACTCAACGATCTTGAAAATAGCGGGATTATTAATGCTGCACGAACGCTTGATTTAAGCACATCTTATCTTGAGAACCATGCGGGCAGCCGTATCGATGCGGTGGATAGTGCGTCGCTGTATGTAACGACGCTGACTAACGACGCCGGTGCAGTGATCCACGCGGGCCAGGATCTGTCTCTGGATGTGAAAAACTTCAGTAACAGTGGCGATCTCGCGGCGCGGGGCGATCTTAATCTGCGACTGAGCAGCAGCTCGTCTCGCTCCACGTCATCTGCATATAACGACGGCAACATCACCGCCGGTGGCGCGCTAAATGCACAAATGAACCGCGTGAATTTCACTAACTACGGCACGATGAAAGGCGATGACAGTGTCTATGTTAACGCCAGCAGCCTGACGAACCGCGGGCTTATCCAGAGTGCAGGCAACGTTTATCTGAGTGGCTCGAACGGCGTCACAAACTACGAAACGGTTGTCGGTGACACTATCTCTACTTCCGGCAAGCTGAAAAATTACGGCACGATGACCGAAACCCACGGCCAGAATGCAGATACGGGTTCATCAGATAACACACCTGCACCCGCTGATGACACGAATAACACGCCTGCGCCTGATAACAACAGTAATGCCGATAACGGCAGTTCTGCCAATAATGGCGGCTCTACTGCGAATAACGGCGGCTATCCCGATGGTGTCGACAGTGACGGTCAGGGGGCATGGATGAACGGCGTGCATTATCGCGTTGGGGATAAAATTAAAGGCAAAACCATTGTCTCAATTGACGTTACCCCTTACGGCTATGGTTTTGTTACCGCCTGA
- the tyrB gene encoding aromatic amino acid transaminase, whose amino-acid sequence MFQNVDAYAGDPILSLMERFKEDPRGDKVNLSIGLYYNEQGIIPQLQAVAQAEARLNAQPHGASLYLPMEGLNPYRSAIAPLLFGADHPALTAGRIASIQTVGGSGALKVGADFLKRYFPQSRVWVSDPTWENHVAIFSGAGFDVSTYPWFDNETNGVRFDALLETLNTLPARDIVLLHPCCHNPTGADLTNAQWDAVVEVLKTRELIPFLDIAYQGFGAGMDEDAYAIRAIASAGLPALVSNSFSKIFSLYGERVGGLSVVCDDAQVASRVLGQLKATVRRNYSSPPNFGAQVVATVLNDNALKAHWLAEVEAMRRRILEMRQALVDVLKTEVPGRNFDYLLKQRGMFSYTGLSAAQVDRLRDEFGVYLISSGRMCVAGLNSRNVQQVAKAFAAVM is encoded by the coding sequence GTGTTTCAGAATGTTGACGCCTACGCCGGCGACCCCATCCTTTCGCTCATGGAACGCTTTAAAGAAGATCCGCGTGGCGACAAAGTAAACCTGAGTATCGGCCTTTATTACAATGAACAGGGCATCATCCCGCAGCTACAGGCCGTGGCTCAGGCAGAAGCTCGCCTCAATGCGCAGCCGCATGGCGCATCGCTTTATCTCCCGATGGAAGGGCTCAATCCTTACCGCAGTGCGATTGCACCGCTGCTGTTTGGTGCCGATCATCCGGCGCTGACGGCGGGCCGTATCGCCAGCATTCAGACGGTCGGTGGTTCTGGTGCGCTGAAAGTCGGTGCGGATTTCCTTAAACGCTATTTCCCACAGTCTCGTGTCTGGGTCAGCGATCCGACCTGGGAAAACCACGTGGCAATTTTCAGCGGTGCGGGTTTTGACGTCAGTACTTACCCCTGGTTTGATAATGAAACCAACGGGGTGCGTTTCGATGCGTTGCTGGAAACACTCAATACGTTGCCTGCGCGCGATATCGTGCTACTGCACCCGTGCTGTCATAACCCGACCGGCGCAGACCTCACCAATGCACAATGGGACGCCGTGGTCGAGGTGCTTAAAACGCGCGAGCTGATCCCATTTCTTGATATCGCCTACCAGGGCTTTGGCGCAGGAATGGACGAAGATGCCTATGCGATCCGCGCCATTGCCAGCGCCGGGTTACCGGCGCTGGTCAGTAACTCCTTTTCGAAAATTTTCTCGTTATATGGCGAGCGTGTAGGGGGGCTTTCTGTGGTCTGCGATGATGCTCAGGTCGCCTCGCGCGTGCTCGGTCAGTTAAAAGCGACGGTGCGCCGCAACTACTCCAGCCCGCCGAACTTTGGCGCGCAGGTGGTGGCGACCGTCCTTAACGACAACGCGCTAAAAGCGCATTGGCTCGCTGAAGTCGAGGCAATGCGTCGCCGTATTCTGGAGATGCGCCAGGCGCTGGTGGACGTGCTGAAAACCGAAGTGCCGGGGCGTAATTTCGATTATCTGCTTAAGCAGCGTGGTATGTTCAGCTACACCGGCCTTAGCGCCGCGCAGGTTGATCGCCTGCGTGACGAGTTCGGCGTTTATCTGATTAGCAGCGGCCGCATGTGTGTGGCTGGCCTTAACAGCCGCAACGTGCAACAGGTTGCAAAAGCGTTTGCTGCCGTCATGTAA
- the alr gene encoding alanine racemase has product MQAATVVVNRRALRHNLQRLRELAPASKLVAVVKANAYGHGLLETARTLPDADAFGVARLEEALRLREGGITQPVLLLEGFFNASDLPVIAEQQLHTAVHSEEQLAALEQATLSAPVTVWMKLDTGMHRLGVRPEEAQAFYARLAACKNVHQPVNVVSHFARADEPDCGATERQLDIFNSFTHDKPGKRSIAASGGILFWPQSHFDWVRPGIILYGVSPLDTHPWGAELGFEPAMSLVSSLIAVRDHKAGEPVGYGGTWVSERDTRLGVVAMGYGDGYPRCAPTGTPVRVNGREVPIVGRVAMDMICVDLGPGAQDNAGDTVTLWGDELPVERIAQATGVSAYELVTRLTSRVAMRYLDE; this is encoded by the coding sequence ATGCAAGCGGCAACTGTGGTAGTAAACCGCCGCGCTCTGCGTCACAACCTGCAACGCCTGCGTGAACTGGCGCCCGCCAGCAAACTGGTTGCGGTGGTGAAGGCAAACGCCTATGGACACGGTCTTCTCGAGACCGCCCGCACTCTCCCTGATGCCGATGCGTTCGGCGTAGCGCGCCTTGAAGAGGCGCTGCGCCTGCGCGAAGGCGGCATAACGCAACCTGTTCTGTTGCTGGAAGGCTTTTTTAACGCAAGCGATCTGCCGGTGATTGCTGAACAGCAGCTGCATACCGCGGTGCACAGCGAAGAGCAGCTGGCGGCGCTGGAGCAGGCGACGCTTTCAGCGCCGGTTACCGTCTGGATGAAGCTCGACACCGGCATGCACCGTCTCGGCGTACGCCCTGAAGAAGCTCAGGCGTTTTATGCAAGGCTCGCGGCCTGTAAAAACGTTCACCAGCCGGTGAATGTGGTCAGCCATTTTGCTCGTGCCGATGAACCCGACTGCGGGGCGACTGAGCGCCAGCTCGATATTTTCAACAGCTTCACCCATGATAAACCGGGCAAGCGATCCATTGCGGCTTCTGGCGGCATTCTGTTCTGGCCGCAATCGCATTTCGACTGGGTTCGGCCTGGCATTATTCTCTACGGGGTTTCACCACTGGATACGCATCCGTGGGGGGCCGAGCTTGGCTTTGAACCGGCGATGTCACTGGTCTCAAGCCTGATTGCCGTGCGTGACCATAAAGCGGGTGAACCGGTTGGTTATGGCGGTACCTGGGTGAGCGAGCGTGATACCCGGCTTGGCGTAGTCGCGATGGGCTATGGCGACGGCTATCCGCGCTGTGCGCCAACCGGTACGCCGGTGCGGGTTAATGGCCGCGAGGTGCCCATCGTCGGGCGCGTGGCGATGGATATGATCTGCGTCGATTTAGGCCCCGGCGCGCAGGATAATGCAGGCGACACCGTTACGCTGTGGGGTGACGAATTACCCGTAGAGCGTATTGCGCAGGCGACAGGTGTGAGCGCTTACGAACTTGTTACGCGGTTGACCTCCCGGGTCGCAATGCGTTACCTGGACGAATGA